GAGGAGGACGCGGAGCTGGTGCGCGTCGGCGACCAGGCCCAACTCACGGTCAACGCTTATCCCAACCAGCGCTGGACCGGGGCCATAGACTATGTCTATCCCGCGGTTGACCCCCAGACGCGCACCCTGCGCGCGCGGCTGCGGTTCCGCAACCCGGGGCTGCTGCTCAAACCCGGTATGTACGCCAACGTCGCCATCGAGAGGCCGCTGGGCATGCAGCTGACGGTGCCGGAGGAGGCGATCCTCGATTCCGGCACCCGCCAGATCGTCTTTCTCGACCGCGGCGACGGGCACTTCGAGCCGCGCCAAGTGACCCCGGGACGGCGCGCCGACGGCCGCCGCGAGATCCTGAGCGGCCTCGCCGCGGGCGACCTGGTGGTGACCAGCGGCAACTTCCTGATTGACTCCGAGAGCCGCCTCAAGTCGGCGCTGTCCGGGATGGGAGGCGCGTCCGCGCCTCAACCTGGGGAATCGTCGCCGGGGCCCTCGGCCAAACAGCCGGCGGGTGAACCTCCCACCGACAAGTCGAGTGACAAGGGCATGCTCCCCATGCCGGGGATGTGACGCGGCCACTGGATCGCCGTCCGATCCCTCTCCCTCAAAGGGAGAGGAGTTGACGAGCCGGCGCCGCGCGCGCAGGTGCAGCGAGTAAACACTGTGATCGAAAAGATAATCGAGTTCAGCGCCCGCAACCAGTTCATCATCTACCTGCTCGTGGTGTTCATGCTGGTGGGAGGCATCTGGGCGACCAGGCAGGTGCCCCTCGACGCCATCCCCGACCTC
Above is a genomic segment from Armatimonadota bacterium containing:
- a CDS encoding efflux RND transporter periplasmic adaptor subunit; protein product: KVGGWVEKLHVNFTGAQVRKGQPLLSIYSPELVATQEEYLLALRAQKRLQRSSFAEVAANGDSLLAATRRRLELWDIPESEIRRIERTGHPIKTITLYAPTSGFVMDKYVLEGQKVGSTTELMVVANLDQVWVQAEFYEEDAELVRVGDQAQLTVNAYPNQRWTGAIDYVYPAVDPQTRTLRARLRFRNPGLLLKPGMYANVAIERPLGMQLTVPEEAILDSGTRQIVFLDRGDGHFEPRQVTPGRRADGRREILSGLAAGDLVVTSGNFLIDSESRLKSALSGMGGASAPQPGESSPGPSAKQPAGEPPTDKSSDKGMLPMPGM